A section of the Streptomyces sp. NBC_01591 genome encodes:
- a CDS encoding ATP-binding protein: MGFGFGQRRGGQPPAERTSFVGRAEEISLIQEAFREARLVTLVGPGGVGKSRTALRAAEGLRERFPDGVWLAELSALSDPELVPATLATVLGVPEHAGMEPLDAVVAHLKGQQLLIVLDTCEHMVDACAVLCDVLLREAAEVCVLATSRQPLDLVDEQTMPIAPLGVDDALELFTQRAARVLPGWTVTESNRTQTLALVERLDRIPLALELAAVRLRVAPLAELVARLDRRFEVFTGGQRAACARHQTLRTTIGWSHELCTPAERLLWARLSVFSGPFELSAAERVGGGDGLPSDAVLEALFGLVDKSVVQRVGEDGARYRLLDTIREYGAERLDEESNAAAVRGRHFEHHRDTARRLWDELITPAQAELHQAVRGQIADIRAAMKYAFTATGRAAEGLSLAVQLAPHWRATGTLSEGRYWIEKGLHLVPEDCEERAWGLFTTGVIATWTADLAEAPTSFLQAREVALNCDEQRVALFTEPYIGAMRALCGEIDEGLAELEQGRRRIVAVGDSLGISMVHYEGALLRAVLGDTDGALELCEVGLAHLHGTGDRQFYGSTLMAQGLILWLAGRHEEGADALRQALDAMSEIGDVLVAALCCLGLAWHAAQQERYARAAWLLGYAEGARRLSGDPVAMLTSVLEQQEATRNAVREALGNTEYERWHGVGARLSGTEILETVRADTDTPLSAQRLPRSRQGPPATDVLTPREREVATLVAQGLSNREVAEHLVISKRTADTHVERILTKLEIDSRTEIGAALKP; encoded by the coding sequence ATGGGATTCGGCTTCGGGCAGCGGCGCGGCGGGCAACCCCCTGCCGAGCGGACCAGTTTCGTCGGACGTGCCGAGGAGATCTCGCTGATTCAGGAGGCCTTCCGCGAAGCGCGGCTCGTCACCCTGGTGGGGCCTGGAGGTGTCGGCAAGAGCCGCACCGCTCTGCGTGCGGCGGAGGGCCTGCGGGAACGGTTTCCGGACGGGGTGTGGCTGGCGGAGCTGTCGGCCTTGTCCGATCCCGAACTGGTCCCCGCGACGCTGGCCACCGTGCTGGGGGTTCCGGAACACGCCGGGATGGAACCGCTGGATGCGGTCGTCGCCCACCTCAAGGGACAGCAGTTGCTCATCGTGCTCGACACCTGCGAGCACATGGTCGACGCATGTGCCGTGCTCTGCGACGTCCTCCTGCGCGAGGCCGCCGAGGTGTGCGTCCTGGCCACCAGTCGGCAGCCCCTCGATCTGGTCGACGAGCAGACGATGCCGATCGCCCCGCTCGGAGTGGACGACGCCTTGGAGCTGTTCACGCAGCGAGCCGCCCGCGTCCTGCCGGGCTGGACCGTCACCGAATCCAACCGGACACAGACGCTGGCGCTCGTCGAACGGCTCGACAGGATCCCGCTCGCCCTCGAACTGGCCGCTGTGCGTCTGCGGGTCGCACCGCTCGCCGAGTTGGTGGCCCGGCTGGATCGCCGGTTCGAGGTGTTCACCGGCGGGCAGCGCGCTGCTTGCGCCCGGCATCAGACGCTGCGTACGACCATCGGCTGGTCCCACGAGCTCTGCACCCCGGCGGAGCGCCTGCTGTGGGCGCGCCTGTCCGTCTTCTCCGGTCCCTTCGAACTGTCGGCTGCGGAACGGGTGGGCGGGGGCGACGGGCTCCCGTCCGACGCCGTCCTGGAGGCGCTGTTCGGACTGGTGGACAAGTCGGTCGTGCAACGCGTCGGCGAGGACGGGGCGCGCTACCGGCTCCTGGACACGATCCGTGAATACGGTGCCGAGCGCCTCGACGAGGAGAGCAACGCGGCGGCCGTGCGCGGGCGGCACTTCGAGCACCATCGCGACACGGCCCGGCGCCTCTGGGACGAACTGATCACTCCGGCCCAGGCCGAGCTTCACCAAGCGGTGCGCGGCCAGATCGCCGACATCCGGGCCGCGATGAAGTACGCCTTCACGGCCACGGGCCGCGCGGCGGAAGGGCTGAGCCTTGCCGTGCAGCTCGCCCCGCACTGGAGGGCGACCGGCACCCTGTCGGAGGGGCGGTACTGGATCGAGAAAGGGCTCCATCTGGTGCCCGAGGACTGCGAGGAGCGGGCCTGGGGCCTGTTCACGACCGGAGTGATCGCTACCTGGACCGCTGACCTCGCGGAGGCGCCGACCTCTTTCCTGCAGGCGCGGGAGGTGGCGCTGAACTGCGATGAACAGCGCGTGGCGCTGTTCACGGAGCCGTACATCGGAGCGATGAGGGCACTCTGCGGCGAAATCGACGAGGGACTGGCCGAGCTGGAACAGGGACGTCGGCGCATCGTCGCCGTGGGCGACTCACTGGGCATCAGCATGGTCCACTACGAGGGTGCGCTGCTGCGGGCGGTGCTCGGAGACACCGACGGGGCACTGGAACTGTGCGAGGTGGGGCTGGCCCATCTGCACGGCACGGGTGATCGTCAGTTCTACGGATCCACACTCATGGCACAGGGCCTGATTCTCTGGCTTGCCGGACGCCACGAGGAAGGTGCCGACGCGCTGCGGCAGGCCCTGGACGCCATGAGTGAGATCGGTGACGTGCTGGTCGCGGCGCTCTGCTGCCTGGGCCTGGCCTGGCATGCCGCACAGCAGGAACGCTATGCCAGGGCAGCGTGGTTGCTGGGGTACGCGGAAGGCGCGCGGCGGCTGAGCGGTGACCCCGTGGCCATGCTGACGTCCGTGCTGGAACAGCAGGAGGCAACCCGGAACGCCGTGCGGGAAGCGCTGGGAAACACGGAGTACGAACGCTGGCACGGCGTGGGGGCGCGGTTGTCGGGGACCGAGATCCTGGAGACGGTACGGGCGGACACCGACACGCCGCTGTCGGCGCAGCGCCTGCCCCGCAGCCGGCAGGGGCCTCCGGCAACCGATGTGCTCACCCCGCGGGAACGGGAAGTCGCCACACTGGTAGCGCAAGGACTGTCCAACCGGGAGGTCGCCGAGCATCTCGTGATCTCCAAGCGGACTGCGGACACACACGTCGAGCGCATTCTCACCAAGCTCGAGATCGATTCGCGCACAGAGATCGGGGCGGCGCTGAAACCCTAG
- a CDS encoding zinc-binding dehydrogenase yields MKAIADLAASGALRPRIEATFPLTKAAEAHALLENGRNAGKIVLVVEDGGTD; encoded by the coding sequence ATGAAGGCCATCGCGGACCTTGCCGCCTCCGGTGCGCTGAGGCCGCGGATCGAGGCGACGTTCCCGCTGACGAAGGCCGCCGAAGCGCACGCATTGCTCGAGAACGGGCGGAATGCGGGAAAGATCGTCCTGGTGGTCGAGGACGGGGGCACCGACTGA
- a CDS encoding VOC family protein: protein MPALGKIRPVNGAPCWVSLMACDLLAAQAFYADVMGWDFVASTLGSNFSVAMAHARPVAGIGCCSPATSPPAVWTPYFAVDDADETADRVRERGATLGVGPVKLGEGRAAIAADRDGAVFGFWEGMTLAWSVGEGSAPARLDLQTRHAFEAAIFYAEVFDWAEPPGGCMVDYAQDHVRVKLEGRTVATLRGGGIETAADPRIRPRWIVDFRVEDSARAAAAAVDAGGESSLVPARDGPSKDAFIIRDPDGALFTVSGP from the coding sequence ATGCCGGCCCTCGGAAAGATCAGGCCCGTAAACGGCGCTCCCTGCTGGGTCAGCCTGATGGCTTGCGATCTGCTCGCGGCCCAGGCCTTCTACGCCGATGTCATGGGCTGGGATTTCGTGGCCAGCACCCTGGGCAGTAACTTCTCCGTGGCCATGGCGCACGCCCGGCCCGTCGCAGGGATCGGATGCTGCTCTCCCGCCACCAGCCCTCCCGCTGTCTGGACCCCGTACTTCGCGGTGGACGACGCCGATGAGACCGCGGACCGGGTCAGGGAGCGCGGTGCCACACTCGGCGTCGGGCCGGTGAAACTGGGCGAGGGCCGCGCGGCGATTGCCGCGGACCGCGACGGGGCCGTCTTCGGCTTCTGGGAAGGCATGACCCTTGCCTGGTCGGTGGGGGAGGGCAGCGCCCCCGCACGGCTGGACCTGCAGACTCGCCACGCCTTCGAGGCGGCCATCTTCTACGCGGAGGTCTTCGACTGGGCCGAACCGCCCGGCGGCTGCATGGTCGACTACGCACAGGATCATGTCCGCGTGAAGCTCGAAGGGCGTACCGTCGCCACCCTGCGCGGCGGAGGCATCGAAACTGCCGCGGATCCCAGAATCCGGCCTCGGTGGATCGTCGACTTCCGCGTCGAAGACAGCGCACGGGCCGCAGCCGCAGCCGTCGACGCCGGTGGTGAATCGTCATTGGTTCCCGCACGCGACGGCCCTTCGAAGGACGCCTTCATCATCCGTGACCCCGACGGCGCGCTCTTCACCGTGTCCGGCCCATGA